The Helicobacter mustelae genome has a segment encoding these proteins:
- a CDS encoding HlyD family secretion protein encodes MGIIIWLSVTFYRAYLPKPLRLQGQITAREYSLSSKLAGRVENLKVKKGDMVQKGELIYQIHSPEVEAKLAQAQASYEAAKAISQETSKGARDETIISAKDVYSSAKTMTELAKKTYDRLEGLYKNGVVSLQKRDEAYAAYQSAKYRENVAYQQYKIALDGARDETKKAAFEKQKAAQGQVSEVEAYIKDINVYAPISGEVSNVLLHDGELSPSGFPVVLLVDTKDVWLRLSINEQYLSKFQKDAVFEGYIPALDKTIKFKVNYVSVMGDFATWKATSSGKGYDMKSYEIDAVPLEEIEGWRMGMSVLVEVP; translated from the coding sequence ATTGGCATCATCATCTGGCTTAGCGTGACTTTCTATCGCGCCTATCTTCCCAAACCTCTGCGTTTGCAGGGCCAAATCACTGCTAGAGAATATAGCCTAAGCTCCAAACTCGCTGGCAGAGTTGAAAATCTCAAGGTCAAAAAAGGAGACATGGTACAAAAAGGCGAGCTCATCTATCAAATCCATAGCCCCGAAGTAGAGGCCAAGCTCGCCCAAGCTCAAGCAAGCTATGAAGCTGCAAAGGCAATCAGCCAAGAAACCAGCAAAGGCGCGCGCGATGAGACCATCATCTCAGCAAAAGATGTCTACTCCAGCGCAAAAACCATGACAGAACTAGCAAAAAAAACCTATGATCGCCTAGAGGGCCTCTATAAAAACGGAGTGGTGAGCTTGCAAAAGCGCGATGAGGCCTATGCGGCATACCAGAGTGCAAAATACCGCGAAAATGTCGCCTACCAGCAATACAAAATCGCCCTAGATGGAGCGCGCGATGAGACCAAAAAAGCAGCCTTTGAGAAGCAGAAAGCAGCCCAGGGGCAGGTGAGTGAGGTGGAGGCCTATATCAAAGACATCAATGTCTATGCGCCAATTAGCGGGGAGGTGAGCAATGTACTGCTCCATGATGGGGAGCTAAGTCCTAGTGGATTCCCTGTCGTGCTGCTAGTGGATACCAAAGATGTGTGGCTGCGCCTTAGCATCAATGAGCAATACCTCTCCAAATTCCAAAAAGATGCCGTCTTTGAGGGCTATATCCCAGCCCTTGACAAAACCATAAAATTCAAGGTCAATTATGTCTCTGTCATGGGAGATTTTGCCACATGGAAAGCCACAAGCAGTGGTAAGGGTTATGACATGAAAAGCTATGAGATTGATGCGGTTCCACTAGAGGAGATTGAAGGCTGGCGCATGGGGATGAGCGTCCTAGTTGAGGTCCCTTGA
- a CDS encoding ABC transporter permease: MPRLFLILSHSKFLWILYIVLPLAFCGIIYSIFVDALPRSLPIGVVDEDHSSLSRDLLYAAANSATLKITKQYHSIKEAKEDLSIAKIYALLVIPKNLQKNIKMGVEQSVGFYYNAQFILIGKALDSAMLQIISSINAKLQAGKNLIKATNINMALSQSVPILPHINLLFNAKSNYAQFLVTLILPCIWQILIALGILNLLSYPLKNSKDFWARFGFNLFIFTFWGMAMVYFFAKMDYPLLGSIPLIFLGFVVLGIAISSVVIFLQSLLQEPTRSISFIAAYTAPSLAFAGVTYPQSAMDHFALLWNHILPISYFMEFYFQQANYGGSILGGLEILAKMLPFFGFLFLGFCIYKLRGKI, from the coding sequence ATGCCCCGGCTCTTCCTCATCCTCTCCCACTCAAAATTCCTCTGGATCCTCTACATCGTTCTTCCACTGGCATTTTGCGGCATCATTTATAGCATCTTTGTAGATGCCCTTCCCAGATCCCTGCCTATTGGTGTCGTGGATGAAGATCACAGCAGCCTCTCGCGAGATCTCCTCTATGCTGCAGCAAATTCTGCCACGCTCAAAATCACCAAGCAATACCATTCCATCAAAGAGGCCAAGGAAGACTTAAGCATCGCTAAAATCTATGCACTCCTAGTCATCCCCAAAAATTTGCAGAAAAACATCAAAATGGGAGTGGAGCAGAGTGTTGGATTTTACTACAATGCCCAATTCATCCTCATTGGCAAGGCATTAGATAGTGCGATGCTCCAGATCATTTCAAGCATCAATGCCAAACTCCAAGCAGGCAAAAATCTCATAAAAGCCACCAACATCAACATGGCTCTAAGCCAAAGCGTGCCCATTCTCCCTCATATTAATTTGCTTTTCAATGCCAAAAGCAATTATGCCCAATTCTTGGTCACGCTCATTTTGCCCTGCATCTGGCAGATCCTCATCGCCCTTGGCATACTCAATCTCCTCTCCTATCCCCTCAAAAACAGCAAGGATTTTTGGGCGCGCTTTGGCTTCAATCTTTTTATATTTACCTTCTGGGGCATGGCAATGGTTTATTTTTTTGCCAAGATGGATTATCCACTCCTTGGCTCTATCCCGCTGATTTTCCTAGGCTTTGTGGTGCTAGGAATTGCGATTAGCTCTGTGGTGATTTTTTTGCAATCCCTTCTCCAAGAGCCCACCAGATCCATCTCGTTCATCGCAGCCTACACAGCCCCAAGCCTAGCATTTGCAGGCGTGACCTACCCACAAAGTGCCATGGATCATTTTGCATTATTGTGGAATCATATTTTGCCCATCTCCTATTTCATGGAATTTTATTTCCAGCAGGCAAATTATGGCGGGTCCATCCTAGGAGGCCTTGAGATCCTTGCCAAAATGCTGCCCTTTTTTGGCTTCTTATTTTTGGGCTTTTGCATCTACAAACTGCGGGGAAAAATATGA
- a CDS encoding ABC transporter permease: MSLAKVLISEFKFLFSNIIILLTVFGGSLIYLLLYPTPYKSDVILHQKIAIVDLDQTKLSQELIFMLNAAPQVDVTSILGSEKEARDKVLRGEILGYVSIPKGFESDLHKGISAKLDYVVNASYFSAYGAIMEGINNAVSTLSDAIKIQRKILTGQEIHQNPDLLKKESIPLYNPTNGYLNYALAAILIFILHQTAVAGSMLMGAFQNAQNSKGAYYKEAPFFKVLIARILIFMGIYILLFLLYFGLFFQIYHINVHASDLDFWCFALALIFAMVSLGSFLGLFIKDTALPTQIVLISSLPIVFALGFIWPSDLIPLPIRAFMNLLPAYHGVNGFLHLNQMGAPLSQVMPEFFWLLGLGGFFCICAICTQSLRKRKI, translated from the coding sequence ATGAGTCTTGCCAAAGTCTTAATCTCTGAATTCAAATTCCTTTTTTCCAATATCATCATCTTGCTTACTGTATTTGGTGGCTCGCTGATTTATCTTTTGCTCTATCCCACCCCCTACAAGTCCGATGTGATCCTGCATCAAAAAATCGCCATTGTAGACTTAGATCAAACCAAGCTCAGCCAAGAACTCATCTTCATGCTCAATGCCGCCCCACAAGTGGATGTAACTTCCATCCTTGGCTCAGAAAAAGAAGCTAGAGACAAGGTCCTGCGAGGCGAAATTCTAGGCTATGTCTCCATCCCCAAGGGCTTTGAATCCGATCTTCACAAAGGCATCAGCGCCAAGCTTGACTATGTGGTCAATGCCTCCTATTTCTCCGCATATGGCGCGATCATGGAGGGCATCAATAATGCAGTAAGCACGCTTAGTGATGCCATAAAAATCCAGCGCAAAATCCTAACAGGTCAAGAAATCCACCAAAATCCCGACCTCCTCAAAAAAGAAAGCATCCCCCTCTACAACCCCACCAATGGCTATCTCAACTACGCTCTAGCAGCGATTTTGATCTTTATCCTGCATCAGACTGCAGTGGCTGGGAGCATGCTCATGGGTGCATTCCAAAATGCGCAGAACTCCAAGGGCGCCTACTACAAAGAAGCGCCATTTTTCAAAGTCCTGATAGCTAGAATCCTCATTTTTATGGGGATTTATATCCTGCTTTTTTTGCTGTATTTTGGCTTATTTTTCCAGATCTATCACATCAACGTGCACGCCAGTGATCTGGATTTTTGGTGTTTTGCGCTCGCGCTCATCTTTGCGATGGTATCCCTGGGAAGCTTTCTGGGACTGTTTATCAAAGACACTGCACTCCCCACCCAAATCGTACTCATCTCCTCCCTGCCCATCGTCTTTGCCCTAGGCTTCATCTGGCCTAGCGACCTCATTCCCCTCCCCATCAGAGCTTTCATGAATCTGCTACCAGCTTATCATGGAGTCAATGGCTTTTTGCACCTCAATCAAATGGGTGCACCCCTCTCTCAAGTCATGCCAGAGTTTTTTTGGCTGCTGGGGCTTGGGGGATTTTTTTGCATCTGCGCGATATGCACCCAATCCCTTAGAAAAAGAAAAATTTAA